In the Salinirubrum litoreum genome, one interval contains:
- the glpB gene encoding glycerol-3-phosphate dehydrogenase subunit GlpB, with protein sequence MPIREDVLVVGGGIAGAASAISAARTGASVRLVTHKKSTLRHASGLIDVLGFLPGSDDPIVYPYSALSDLPDEHPYSVVGENAVREGLDLFDDIAGDAYRGGHTGKNALVATHGGTVKPTARYPKGAAEGLASTNRDTLLVGFRSLPDFDASVACEHLAAAGAPFAVDGVQVDFPGDFRADAKVTRYAKALDRNETVSAFGKERPAREALAEAVRPHLDGAERVGFPALLGDAHADEVRSDLSSELGAAVYEIPMGPPSLPGLRLEDLLFDALDEAGVRISSGNPVVDYTPVEGEHRVKSVTVDRNNQRVPLHADEFVLATGGLVGKGITSDRESVSEPVFDLYVPHPEDRYDWWDQQAFGDHAFAAFGVVPDEELRPTDADGEVEFDNLRAAGGVVGGADFAAEKSGSGVSLATGYLAGRTAGEAI encoded by the coding sequence GTGCCGATCCGCGAGGACGTCCTCGTGGTCGGCGGCGGTATCGCCGGTGCGGCCAGTGCGATCTCGGCGGCGCGAACCGGCGCGTCGGTTCGCCTCGTCACCCACAAGAAGAGCACGCTCCGGCACGCGAGCGGCCTGATCGACGTGCTGGGGTTCCTGCCGGGGTCGGACGATCCGATCGTCTACCCCTACTCGGCGCTGTCGGACCTGCCGGACGAGCACCCCTACTCGGTCGTCGGCGAGAACGCGGTCCGGGAGGGGCTGGACCTGTTCGACGACATCGCCGGCGACGCCTACCGCGGCGGCCACACCGGCAAGAACGCGCTCGTGGCGACCCACGGCGGGACGGTCAAGCCGACCGCGCGCTACCCGAAGGGGGCCGCCGAGGGGCTGGCGAGCACGAACCGCGACACCCTGCTCGTCGGCTTCCGGTCGTTGCCGGACTTCGACGCCTCGGTCGCCTGTGAGCATCTGGCGGCGGCGGGCGCGCCCTTCGCGGTCGACGGCGTGCAGGTCGACTTCCCCGGCGACTTCCGGGCCGACGCGAAGGTGACGCGGTACGCGAAAGCACTGGATCGAAACGAGACGGTCTCGGCGTTCGGCAAGGAGCGCCCGGCCCGCGAGGCGCTGGCCGAGGCGGTGCGCCCGCACCTCGACGGGGCGGAGCGCGTCGGCTTCCCGGCCCTGCTGGGTGACGCCCACGCAGACGAAGTTCGGTCGGATCTGTCGTCGGAACTCGGCGCGGCCGTCTACGAGATTCCGATGGGACCGCCGAGTCTGCCGGGCCTGCGACTCGAAGATCTGCTGTTCGACGCACTGGACGAGGCGGGCGTCCGGATCAGTTCGGGGAACCCCGTCGTCGACTACACGCCGGTCGAGGGCGAACACCGCGTCAAGTCGGTGACGGTCGACCGGAACAACCAGCGCGTCCCCCTGCACGCAGACGAGTTCGTGCTGGCGACCGGCGGCCTCGTCGGGAAGGGCATCACCTCCGACCGGGAGTCCGTGTCGGAGCCGGTGTTCGACCTCTACGTCCCTCACCCGGAGGACCGCTACGACTGGTGGGACCAGCAGGCGTTCGGCGACCACGCCTTCGCCGCCTTCGGCGTGGTGCCCGACGAGGAGTTGCGACCGACCGACGCGGACGGTGAGGTGGAGTTCGACAACCTCCGGGCGGCGGGCGGCGTGGTCGGCGGCGCGGACTTCGCCGCGGAGAAGTCGGGCAGTGGCGTATCGCTTGCGACCGGGTATCTCGCGGGCCGTACTGCGGGGGAGGCGATCTAA
- a CDS encoding anaerobic glycerol-3-phosphate dehydrogenase subunit C, with protein MSDAESPGDFGTGPTTDYDDDFEPVEVFPEGDLDLRPGADNCYKCTACDTSCPVAEVDDEFPGPKFQGPEQWRLKRKEDVEIDDSIMSCSNCMRCDDACPSSVPLSQMHNEARGEYVENQMDKLSTEYVRNRILANYGTLARVGSKVPRLTNFVMGNSLVQQVNEKLLGITAERDFPEFAQETFREWWRDRGGNKVTSEEKRIAYFHGDYSNYNTPEVAKAMVRVYEAFGYEIAVPEQRCSGTPMFANGMLDDARRGAKVNVRNFAELIEEGYDVIATCTSCSMALRQEYPELFDIDGVEDVSANTYEAMEYLRIHEDLDAAIEDAEVDMGPLAYHAPCHARNQGLDRQAVELFRNLDGVEVEDVGDSCSGISGTYGWKEEKYGKSMEIGEEMFEHMDHAKGEVGMTECPTCSMQMEHGSGYPIKHPMEVLAEAVA; from the coding sequence ATGAGCGACGCAGAATCTCCAGGCGACTTCGGGACGGGACCGACGACCGACTACGACGACGACTTCGAACCAGTCGAGGTGTTTCCGGAGGGGGATCTGGATCTCCGACCGGGGGCGGACAACTGTTACAAGTGTACCGCCTGTGACACCTCCTGTCCGGTGGCGGAGGTGGACGACGAGTTCCCGGGGCCGAAGTTCCAGGGCCCCGAGCAGTGGCGGCTGAAGCGCAAGGAGGACGTCGAGATCGACGACTCGATCATGTCCTGCTCGAACTGTATGCGCTGTGACGACGCCTGTCCGTCGAGCGTCCCGCTCTCGCAGATGCACAACGAGGCGCGCGGCGAGTACGTCGAGAACCAGATGGACAAACTCTCGACGGAGTACGTCCGCAACCGGATCCTGGCGAACTACGGCACCCTCGCGCGCGTCGGTTCGAAGGTGCCCCGCCTGACGAACTTCGTCATGGGCAACTCGCTCGTCCAGCAAGTCAACGAGAAGCTGTTGGGAATCACCGCAGAGCGCGACTTCCCGGAGTTCGCACAGGAGACGTTCCGCGAGTGGTGGCGCGACCGTGGCGGCAACAAGGTCACGTCGGAGGAGAAGCGCATCGCCTACTTCCACGGCGACTACTCGAACTACAACACCCCCGAGGTGGCGAAGGCGATGGTCCGCGTCTACGAGGCGTTCGGCTACGAGATCGCGGTGCCCGAACAGCGCTGTTCCGGCACGCCGATGTTCGCCAACGGGATGCTGGACGACGCCCGCCGGGGGGCGAAGGTGAACGTCCGGAACTTCGCGGAGTTGATCGAGGAGGGGTACGACGTGATCGCCACCTGTACCTCCTGTTCGATGGCGCTCCGCCAGGAGTACCCCGAACTGTTCGACATCGACGGCGTGGAGGACGTCTCGGCGAACACCTACGAGGCGATGGAGTACCTCCGCATCCACGAGGACCTCGACGCCGCGATCGAAGACGCCGAGGTCGACATGGGTCCGCTGGCGTACCACGCACCGTGTCACGCCCGGAACCAGGGGCTCGACCGGCAGGCAGTCGAACTGTTCCGGAACCTTGACGGCGTCGAAGTCGAGGACGTGGGCGACTCCTGTTCGGGCATCTCGGGCACCTACGGGTGGAAGGAGGAGAAGTACGGGAAGTCGATGGAGATCGGCGAGGAGATGTTCGAGCACATGGACCACGCGAAAGGCGAGGTCGGCATGACGGAGTGTCCGACCTGCTCGATGCAGATGGAACACGGTTCGGGCTACCCGATCAAACACCCGATGGAAGTGCTGGCCGAAGCAGTGGCGTGA
- the ligA gene encoding NAD-dependent DNA ligase LigA, with translation MTEQASNPYLRDPLTDFTPVEDLTDEEATEQVELLREAIREHDYRYYVENDPVIGDRTYDALFTRLRTLEDAFDLTADDSPTQRVGGEPLDELDTVEHRVPMLSIAQSGEAEEVREFDDRVRREVDGEVSYTCEPKFDGLSVEVVYDDGVFVQAATRGDGETGDDVTEQVKTIESIPLRLREGAPDDLVVRGEVVMPRDEFQEHNRDRVEAGKDPFANPRNAAAGTLRQLDPSVAAERPLDCYFYDVLDASEVPPTNAAEHEALREWGLRTERDWYEVVEDVEDAIDFRNRLGEARENLNFEIDGTVIKVNDRAQCEQLGRTSREVRWAFAYKFPARSEVTEITDIVVQVGRTGRLTPVALLEPVDVGGVTVSRATLHNPDEIAEMGVNVGDAVRVQRAGDVIPYVEEVVDKRTEGTYAFPETCPVCGAEVVRDGPLAFCPDGLGCPAQVKGAIEHYAARSGLDIEGLGEERVEQLVESGLVERLPDLYDLTAEELAELEGWGQKSAENLLAELEASKSPALSAFLSALGIPEVGAATARNLAREFGSLEAVLEASPDELEAVDDVGEKVALSIHDFLTTPENREVIDDLLAHGVDPEVDVETGGDALAGLTFVFTGSLSVTRSEAQELVEAHGANATSSVSGNTDYLVAGENAGQSKQDDAAENDVPVLDESEFRDLLAEHGIEYLGDDSEASGSDDTDDSVEAGADETSDSEQPDLTDF, from the coding sequence ATGACCGAGCAGGCGTCGAACCCCTATCTCCGCGACCCGCTGACCGACTTCACCCCCGTCGAGGACCTGACCGACGAGGAGGCCACGGAGCAGGTCGAACTGCTCCGGGAGGCCATCCGGGAACACGACTACCGGTACTACGTCGAGAACGACCCGGTGATCGGCGACCGGACCTACGACGCCCTGTTCACTCGTCTACGGACCCTCGAAGACGCCTTCGACCTCACCGCCGACGACAGTCCGACACAGCGCGTCGGCGGCGAACCGCTCGACGAACTCGACACCGTCGAACACCGCGTCCCGATGCTCTCCATCGCCCAGTCCGGGGAGGCGGAGGAGGTCCGGGAGTTCGACGACCGCGTCCGGCGGGAGGTCGACGGCGAAGTGTCGTACACCTGCGAACCGAAGTTCGACGGCCTGTCGGTAGAGGTCGTCTACGACGACGGCGTGTTCGTGCAGGCCGCCACGCGCGGTGACGGCGAGACCGGCGACGACGTGACCGAGCAGGTGAAGACGATCGAGTCGATCCCGCTGCGCCTGCGCGAAGGCGCACCCGACGACCTCGTCGTCAGGGGCGAGGTCGTGATGCCCCGCGACGAGTTCCAGGAACACAACCGCGACCGCGTCGAGGCGGGGAAGGACCCCTTCGCGAACCCCCGGAACGCGGCCGCCGGCACCCTCCGCCAGTTGGATCCCTCGGTCGCGGCCGAGCGGCCGCTGGACTGCTACTTCTACGACGTACTGGACGCCAGCGAGGTCCCGCCGACGAACGCGGCGGAACACGAGGCCCTGCGCGAGTGGGGCCTGCGCACCGAACGCGACTGGTACGAGGTTGTCGAGGACGTCGAGGACGCCATCGACTTCCGAAACCGACTCGGGGAGGCCCGCGAGAACCTGAACTTCGAGATCGACGGGACCGTGATCAAGGTGAACGACCGGGCGCAGTGCGAGCAGTTGGGTCGGACTTCCCGAGAGGTGCGGTGGGCGTTCGCCTACAAGTTCCCCGCGCGGTCGGAGGTGACCGAGATCACCGACATCGTCGTGCAGGTCGGCAGAACCGGGCGACTGACGCCGGTCGCGCTGCTGGAACCGGTGGACGTCGGCGGGGTGACCGTCTCGCGAGCGACGCTGCACAACCCCGACGAGATCGCCGAGATGGGCGTGAACGTCGGCGACGCGGTGCGCGTCCAGCGTGCGGGAGACGTGATCCCGTACGTCGAGGAGGTCGTCGACAAGCGCACCGAGGGGACCTACGCGTTCCCCGAGACCTGTCCGGTCTGTGGGGCCGAGGTGGTGCGGGACGGGCCACTCGCCTTCTGTCCGGACGGACTCGGCTGTCCGGCGCAGGTGAAGGGCGCGATCGAACACTACGCCGCCCGGTCGGGACTCGACATCGAGGGTCTCGGCGAGGAGCGCGTCGAACAGCTCGTGGAGTCGGGACTCGTGGAGCGTCTGCCGGACCTGTACGACCTGACCGCCGAGGAACTCGCCGAGTTGGAGGGGTGGGGCCAGAAGTCGGCCGAGAACCTGCTCGCCGAGTTGGAGGCGTCGAAATCCCCTGCGCTCTCGGCGTTCCTCTCGGCGCTCGGTATCCCGGAGGTCGGGGCCGCGACCGCCCGGAACCTCGCGCGGGAGTTCGGCTCGCTGGAGGCGGTGCTCGAAGCGAGTCCCGACGAACTGGAGGCGGTCGACGACGTGGGCGAGAAAGTCGCGCTGTCGATCCACGACTTCCTGACGACGCCGGAGAACCGCGAGGTGATCGACGACCTGCTTGCACACGGCGTCGACCCCGAGGTCGACGTCGAGACCGGCGGCGACGCCCTCGCTGGGTTGACATTCGTCTTCACCGGTTCGCTGTCGGTGACGCGCAGTGAGGCACAGGAGTTAGTGGAGGCCCACGGCGCGAACGCGACCAGCAGTGTCTCGGGTAACACCGACTACCTCGTCGCGGGCGAGAACGCCGGCCAGTCGAAGCAGGACGACGCGGCCGAGAACGACGTGCCGGTGCTCGACGAGAGCGAGTTCCGCGACCTGCTGGCCGAGCACGGAATCGAGTATCTCGGCGACGACAGCGAGGCGTCGGGAAGCGACGACACAGACGACTCTGTGGAGGCCGGGGCCGACGAGACCAGTGACAGCGAACAGCCGGACTTGACCGACTTCTGA
- a CDS encoding DUF5790 family protein, translated as MSQSTFDDDDLFGEAVEEMREEVESHLNEAWDALPDADDIWETSADNVLGVLNGLRSSLDAGDAEDHLRQAKKQFVLGKRADAFDDAEDLEEEIAEVEAVVTMLSDAHEQVGELASTIPELRTSLESDDEDDDE; from the coding sequence ATGAGCCAATCGACGTTCGACGACGACGACCTGTTCGGCGAGGCGGTCGAGGAGATGCGCGAGGAGGTCGAGTCGCACCTGAACGAGGCGTGGGACGCCCTGCCCGACGCGGACGACATCTGGGAGACCAGCGCCGACAACGTGCTCGGGGTGTTGAACGGGCTTCGCTCGTCGTTGGACGCCGGTGACGCCGAGGATCACCTGCGACAGGCGAAAAAGCAGTTCGTCCTCGGGAAGCGCGCCGACGCGTTCGACGACGCCGAGGATCTGGAAGAGGAGATCGCCGAGGTCGAGGCAGTCGTCACGATGCTGTCGGACGCCCACGAGCAGGTCGGCGAGTTGGCGAGTACGATCCCGGAACTGCGGACGAGTCTGGAGTCGGACGACGAAGACGACGACGAGTGA
- a CDS encoding cation:proton antiporter, with protein MSAAGGGDLLAIVAIIIGIGVLSQVLAARFQVPSVLFLIASGILLGPVLGLVTQDSFGGALSTIVGLSVAIIVFEGAFHLRIDDLREAPAATLRLVTIGAVIALVGTAAVVRFALPSVGWPVAFLIGALLVATGPTVITPILDVVPVRNRVEAALETEGIVNDVTAAIMAIIIFKAVVNPDTRGVELLGLFAERLGIGMLVGVLVAGVLYYALKYVDLSPGNAPQSARLLVLAGAIVAFGGANTLRTEAGIAAVATAGILLGNADIPYEEEITDFKGDVTLVVLSFVFIALAALLDFGTLIDLGIGGILVVLAVALVIRPLLVFVSARGDRFTRGEKLFMSFVGPRGIIPASVATLFAIQLAETYNRPDAAAALVGTVFLVILATVVFEAGLAKQIAEYLDVIPMRVIVVGGGKVGRALADRLEDRGENVVLIEEDQAIVETARNAGHTVVHGDGTDTEVLASAGADNAKIVAAATGDDDANLLVAQLAKSKFAPETVLARVNDPNNVEAFEELGVRTISSVMATAQAMDNYIERPALSNWMGELGRSGDVQEIEVTSEEMVGKTVREIGPALPEGCLIALVARNGDIEVPDADFTLQEGDRITLLGRRESVRDAMEFCHPNP; from the coding sequence GTGTCGGCGGCAGGCGGCGGTGATCTGCTCGCCATCGTCGCGATCATCATCGGGATCGGCGTCCTCTCACAGGTTCTGGCGGCCCGGTTTCAAGTTCCTAGCGTGCTCTTCCTGATCGCGTCGGGGATCCTGCTCGGACCGGTGTTGGGACTGGTGACACAGGACTCCTTCGGCGGCGCGTTGAGTACCATCGTCGGGTTGTCGGTGGCGATCATCGTCTTCGAGGGGGCCTTTCACCTCCGGATAGACGACCTCCGGGAGGCCCCGGCCGCGACCCTGCGACTCGTGACCATCGGGGCCGTGATCGCACTCGTCGGCACGGCGGCTGTCGTGCGGTTCGCGCTGCCGAGCGTCGGGTGGCCCGTCGCCTTCCTCATCGGCGCACTGCTCGTGGCGACCGGTCCGACCGTCATCACGCCGATCCTGGATGTCGTGCCGGTCCGTAACCGCGTCGAGGCCGCACTGGAGACCGAGGGCATCGTGAACGACGTGACGGCCGCTATCATGGCGATCATCATCTTCAAAGCGGTCGTCAACCCCGACACGAGGGGTGTGGAACTGCTCGGCCTGTTCGCCGAGCGACTCGGCATCGGCATGCTGGTCGGCGTCCTCGTCGCCGGGGTGCTGTACTACGCGCTGAAGTACGTCGATCTCTCGCCGGGCAACGCGCCACAGAGCGCTCGACTGCTCGTACTGGCAGGCGCAATCGTCGCCTTCGGCGGCGCGAACACCCTGCGGACCGAGGCCGGCATCGCCGCCGTGGCGACCGCCGGTATCCTGCTGGGGAACGCCGACATCCCCTACGAGGAGGAGATAACGGACTTCAAGGGCGACGTGACGCTCGTCGTCCTCTCGTTCGTCTTCATCGCGCTGGCGGCGCTGTTGGACTTCGGCACGTTGATCGACCTCGGCATCGGCGGTATCCTCGTCGTGCTCGCCGTGGCGCTGGTGATCCGGCCCCTCCTCGTCTTCGTGTCGGCGCGGGGCGACCGGTTCACGCGCGGCGAGAAGCTGTTCATGAGTTTCGTCGGCCCGCGCGGGATCATCCCCGCGTCGGTCGCCACCCTCTTCGCCATCCAGTTGGCGGAGACGTACAACCGGCCCGACGCGGCCGCCGCGCTCGTCGGGACCGTCTTCCTCGTCATCCTCGCCACGGTCGTCTTCGAGGCGGGACTGGCGAAGCAGATCGCGGAATACCTGGACGTGATACCAATGCGAGTCATCGTCGTCGGAGGCGGGAAGGTGGGCCGTGCGCTCGCCGACCGCCTCGAAGACAGAGGCGAGAACGTGGTACTGATCGAAGAAGACCAAGCCATCGTCGAGACTGCCCGCAACGCGGGGCACACCGTCGTCCACGGCGACGGGACCGACACGGAAGTACTGGCGTCGGCGGGCGCGGACAACGCCAAGATCGTCGCCGCCGCGACCGGTGACGACGACGCGAACCTGCTGGTCGCGCAGTTGGCGAAGTCGAAGTTCGCCCCCGAGACGGTGCTGGCGCGGGTCAACGACCCGAACAACGTGGAGGCCTTCGAGGAACTCGGCGTGCGGACCATCTCCTCGGTGATGGCGACGGCACAGGCGATGGACAACTACATCGAGCGCCCGGCGCTCTCGAACTGGATGGGCGAACTCGGTCGGTCCGGGGACGTACAGGAGATCGAGGTCACCTCGGAGGAGATGGTCGGGAAGACGGTCCGGGAGATCGGGCCGGCACTCCCCGAGGGGTGTCTGATCGCGCTGGTCGCCCGCAACGGCGACATCGAGGTGCCGGACGCCGACTTCACCCTGCAGGAGGGCGACCGGATCACGCTTCTCGGTCGCCGCGAGTCCGTCCGGGACGCGATGGAGTTCTGCCACCCGAACCCCTGA
- a CDS encoding methyl-accepting chemotaxis protein, translated as MTTSRLYSGPEGDESLAAVRAERDFWRTLFETVVSELPEPALVVDDAGDITHWNDACEDITDVSRADAVGERAGAVADADGEFDTVAERAIAEESVIESDDVRTGVSASGRRWHTHDVAVPLRGQDGEVIGAFEVASEVTELVETRNRIEELGTRVSGEIEASVEELGRATERITESATEISAQADDQATRMTDVADEVSTLSASTEQVAASAAQVDATAAEAEELAVEAADGAETVVGGMDIIDEEVAQVAENAEDLRESIEEIDEVVAVIDEVAKRTNLLALNAAIEAARAGEAGDGFAVVADEVRDLAEETDDRTSEIEAIVADIRENSAETMDSIEEARSGIDRTAQIIDVASENVKEIAETIREASQGISEVAGAADQQATSTERVATMVEEAADLADEVSAEVETIAAASEEQTAMVAEVGRAVEDLSQVADAEIDVSVPDADVAVSDDAVGNTDELFEDGALRNDGGFHWVDE; from the coding sequence ATGACCACGAGCCGCCTGTATTCGGGACCCGAGGGCGACGAGTCGCTGGCGGCGGTCCGAGCGGAACGCGACTTCTGGCGAACCCTCTTCGAGACCGTCGTGAGCGAGTTGCCGGAACCCGCGCTCGTCGTGGACGACGCGGGGGATATCACTCACTGGAACGACGCCTGCGAGGACATCACGGACGTGAGCCGCGCCGACGCGGTCGGCGAGCGGGCCGGGGCGGTCGCCGACGCGGACGGCGAGTTCGACACGGTCGCAGAGCGGGCGATCGCCGAGGAGTCGGTGATCGAGTCCGACGACGTCCGGACCGGCGTCAGCGCCAGCGGTCGGCGGTGGCACACTCACGACGTGGCGGTTCCCCTCCGCGGTCAGGACGGCGAGGTGATCGGCGCGTTCGAGGTCGCCTCCGAGGTCACGGAACTCGTCGAGACCCGGAACCGGATCGAAGAACTCGGGACGCGCGTCTCCGGTGAGATCGAAGCGTCCGTCGAGGAGTTAGGGAGAGCCACGGAGCGCATCACCGAGAGCGCGACCGAGATCTCGGCGCAGGCGGACGACCAGGCGACCCGGATGACCGACGTGGCAGACGAGGTGAGCACGCTCTCGGCGTCGACCGAGCAGGTGGCCGCCAGCGCGGCGCAGGTGGACGCCACCGCCGCAGAGGCCGAGGAGTTGGCGGTGGAGGCCGCCGACGGTGCGGAGACGGTCGTCGGCGGGATGGACATCATCGACGAGGAGGTCGCGCAGGTGGCCGAGAACGCCGAGGACCTACGGGAGAGCATCGAGGAGATCGACGAGGTCGTCGCCGTCATCGACGAGGTGGCGAAGCGGACGAACCTGCTGGCGCTGAACGCGGCCATCGAGGCGGCCCGCGCGGGCGAGGCGGGCGACGGCTTCGCGGTCGTCGCCGACGAGGTGCGCGATCTCGCCGAGGAGACGGACGACCGGACCAGCGAGATCGAGGCGATCGTCGCCGACATCCGGGAGAACTCGGCGGAGACGATGGACTCCATCGAGGAGGCGCGATCCGGCATCGACCGCACGGCCCAGATCATCGACGTGGCCTCGGAGAACGTCAAGGAGATCGCCGAGACGATCCGCGAGGCCTCACAGGGCATCAGCGAGGTCGCCGGCGCGGCCGACCAGCAGGCGACGTCCACGGAGCGTGTCGCCACGATGGTCGAGGAGGCGGCCGACCTCGCGGACGAGGTGTCGGCGGAGGTGGAGACGATCGCGGCCGCCAGCGAGGAGCAGACCGCGATGGTCGCCGAGGTCGGTCGCGCCGTGGAGGATCTGTCGCAGGTCGCCGACGCCGAGATCGACGTCTCGGTGCCGGACGCCGACGTGGCCGTGTCGGACGACGCGGTCGGGAACACGGACGAACTGTTCGAGGACGGTGCCCTCCGGAACGACGGCGGCTTCCACTGGGTCGACGAGTAG
- a CDS encoding inositol monophosphatase family protein → MNDSSRVAVAERAAEAGGAVALDAFRDGIAVETKGGKTDVVTQADRDAQARVVEVIREEYPDDAIVGEEDEELKDVPDEGAAWVIDPIDGTNNYVRNLRVWATAVAAVVDGEPVAAAVVLPAMEDSYVAGDGQTERNGVPVSVSDDDDPETCAVTPTYWWDFDSRDQYAAAGREIVSRFGDMRRFGSAQAVLAFVADGALDGALTNLVANPWDTVAGAHLIRQAGGEVTDVHGDHWRHDSRGLVASNGAVHEHVLSATRGIDGLDD, encoded by the coding sequence ATGAACGACAGCAGTCGCGTCGCGGTCGCCGAGCGTGCGGCGGAGGCCGGCGGCGCGGTCGCGCTGGACGCCTTCCGGGACGGCATCGCGGTCGAGACGAAGGGCGGGAAGACGGACGTGGTGACACAGGCCGACAGAGACGCGCAGGCCCGCGTCGTCGAGGTCATCCGCGAGGAGTACCCCGACGACGCCATCGTCGGCGAGGAAGACGAGGAGTTGAAAGACGTCCCCGACGAGGGCGCTGCGTGGGTCATCGACCCCATCGACGGGACGAACAACTACGTCCGGAACCTCCGGGTCTGGGCGACCGCCGTGGCCGCAGTCGTCGACGGCGAACCGGTCGCCGCCGCCGTCGTCCTCCCGGCGATGGAAGACAGCTACGTCGCCGGCGACGGTCAGACCGAACGCAACGGCGTCCCGGTGTCGGTCTCAGACGACGACGACCCCGAGACCTGCGCCGTCACGCCGACCTACTGGTGGGACTTCGACAGCCGAGACCAGTACGCCGCCGCCGGCCGGGAGATCGTCTCCCGGTTCGGCGACATGCGCCGGTTCGGATCGGCACAGGCCGTGCTGGCGTTCGTCGCCGACGGCGCACTCGACGGGGCGCTGACGAACCTCGTCGCCAACCCGTGGGACACCGTGGCCGGCGCACACCTGATCCGGCAGGCCGGCGGCGAGGTGACCGACGTACACGGCGACCACTGGCGTCACGACTCGCGCGGCCTCGTCGCCTCGAACGGGGCCGTCCACGAGCACGTCCTCTCTGCGACACGCGGTATCGACGGACTCGACGACTGA
- a CDS encoding isopentenyl phosphate kinase, translated as MTTVLKLGGSVVTEKDRRETVDDDALSALAEDIAGAAGRATGSGSDAPADLAVVHGGGSFGHYHAEEWGVTTADGTHSATGALAIHEAMKTLNRAVLDSLQSHEVPALPVHPLSVGARDAAGDLTLPLDSTRRLLGEGFVPVLHGDGVAHEGEGVTVLSGDEIVVRLAESLDADRVGLCSTVPGVLDDAGDVIPTIESFDDVATYLGGSDATDVTGGMAGKVQTLLALDAPAYVFGPEGVSEFLAGGSPGTRID; from the coding sequence ATGACGACCGTCCTCAAACTCGGCGGGAGCGTCGTCACCGAGAAGGACCGTCGAGAGACGGTGGACGACGACGCGCTCTCGGCGCTGGCGGAGGACATCGCTGGAGCCGCGGGTCGGGCGACGGGAAGCGGGAGCGACGCCCCGGCAGACCTCGCGGTCGTCCACGGCGGCGGGAGCTTCGGCCACTACCACGCCGAGGAGTGGGGCGTCACGACCGCGGACGGGACCCACTCGGCAACCGGCGCGCTCGCCATCCACGAGGCGATGAAGACGCTCAACCGCGCCGTCCTCGACAGCCTGCAGTCGCACGAGGTGCCGGCACTGCCGGTCCACCCGCTCTCTGTCGGCGCGCGGGACGCGGCCGGCGACCTGACGCTCCCGCTCGACTCGACCCGGCGACTGCTGGGCGAGGGGTTCGTCCCGGTCCTCCACGGCGACGGCGTGGCCCACGAGGGCGAGGGCGTCACGGTGCTGTCGGGCGACGAGATCGTCGTCAGACTCGCCGAGAGTCTGGACGCCGACAGAGTCGGTCTCTGCTCGACCGTGCCGGGTGTGCTGGACGACGCGGGCGACGTGATCCCGACCATCGAGTCGTTCGACGACGTGGCGACGTATCTCGGCGGGAGCGACGCGACCGACGTGACCGGTGGGATGGCCGGGAAAGTGCAGACCCTGCTCGCGCTGGACGCGCCAGCCTACGTGTTCGGCCCCGAGGGCGTCTCGGAGTTCCTCGCCGGTGGCTCGCCGGGGACCAGAATCGACTGA